In Cryptomeria japonica chromosome 10, Sugi_1.0, whole genome shotgun sequence, a genomic segment contains:
- the LOC131027168 gene encoding MYB-like transcription factor EOBI: MRMGKSLRCFKDFELNRGAWTAQEDFILSNYISIHGEGQWSSIALKAGLKRCGKSCRLRWMNYLRPDIKRGNISPDERDLIIRLHGLLGNRWSLIAGRLPGRTDNEIKNYWNTHLSKSKEMAEKGALQKVHRKSKLGRREGHRRPTSTPLKATAVRTKEEPNKSVDICNSDDQDVKSRESEQSMKNSNSWCELIVEDYITDVYSDFDDHMMAQKTGVNEVGISKELLYLKKLASPHCDHNFSPSEYTRDFKMEDVVSMQNVEFINKASMQSFNMLLSEWDEHWEREAAILF; the protein is encoded by the exons ATGAGAATGGGTAAGTCTCTACGCTGCTTCAAAGATTTTGAGCTCAACCGTGGCGCTTGGACTGCCCAAGAGGATTTCATTTTGAGTAATTATATTTCCATTCACGGAGAAGGTCAATGGAGCTCTATTGCCTTAAAAGCAG GTCTGAAGCGGTGTGGGAAGAGTTGTAGATTGCGTTGGATGAACTATCTGCGTCCTGATATTAAGCGTGGGAACATTTCACCCGACGAAAGGGATCTCATTATTAGACTTCATGGGCTCCTTGGCAATAG ATGGTCTCTGATTGCAGGACGATTACCTGGGCGAACAGACAACGAAATAAAGAACTATTGGAATACTCATCTCAGCAAAAGTAAGGAGATGGCAGAGAAGGGAGCTCTTCAGAAAGTCCATAGAAAATCAAAACTGGGTCGTCGCGAAGGTCATCGTCGACCAACGAGTACTCCTTTGAAAGCAACTGCGGTTAGAACAAAGGAGGAGCCAAACAAAAGTGTGGACATTTGTAACTCTGATGATCAAGACGTGAAGTCGAGGGAGAGCGAACAAAGTATGAAGAACTCCAATTCATGGTGTGAGTTAATAGTCGAAGATTACATCACAGATGTGTATTCCGACTTCGACGACCATATGATGGCTCAGAAAACTGGTGTAAATGAAGTAGGTATTTCAAAGGAGTTACTATATTTGAAGAAGCTGGCTTCTCCCCACTGCGATCACAACTTCTCTCCATCTGAATATACGAGAGATTTCAAGATGGAAGATGTTGTGAGTATGCAGAATGTTGAATTTATTAACAAGGCAAGCATGCAGTCTTTCAATATGCTACTTTCTGAATGGGACGAGCACTGGGAAAGGGAAGCAGCAATACTGTTTTAG